A genomic stretch from Malus domestica chromosome 15, GDT2T_hap1 includes:
- the LOC103450461 gene encoding uncharacterized protein — MGAEALTATGNSTAREAPLVLGLQASALVDHVARVDWSLLDQLPGERGGSIPVAIEELEHILSEVKPHVISYPDDSLPMKTIAGGSVANTIRGLSAGFGVSCGIIGACGDDEQGQLFVSNMSSHAVNLSRLRMKKGPTAQCVCLVDALGNRTMRPCLSSAVKLQSQADDLTRADFKGSKWLLLRYGIINLEVIQAAISIAKQEGLFVSLDLASFEMVRNFRSPLLQLLESGDIDLCFANEDEATELLRGSEGEQKADPDVALEFLAKHCRWAVVTLGSNGCIAKHGKEIVRVPAIGKANAVDATGAGDLFASGFLYGLVKGLSLEECCKVGSCSGGSVIRSLGGEVTPENWQWMYKQMQTRGLTLPHVPK; from the exons ATGGGTGCAGAAGCCTTGACCGCCACCGGCAACTCCACCGCGCGAGAGGCTCCTCTGGTACTGGGACTACAGGCTTCCGCCCTCGTCGACCATGTTGCCCGCGTCGACTGGTCCCTGCTCGATCAACTCCCCGGCGAGCGTGGTGGCTCCATTCCT GTTGCAATTGAAGAGCTTGAGCATATATTGAGTGAGGTGAAACCCCATGTAATTTCATATCCTGATGATTCCTTGCCAATGAAAACCATAGCCGGCGGCAGTGTGGCCAATACAATCAGAGGGCTGAGTGCCGGTTTCGGAGTCTCCTGTGGGATAATTGGTGCCTGTGGAGATGATGAGCAAGGCCAGTTATTTGTCAGTAACATGAGCTCTCATGCTGTGAACCTCTCTAGATTGAGGATGAAGAAGGGACCCACAGCTCAG TGTGTTTGCTTGGTGGATGCGTTGGGCAACCGGACAATGCGTCCTTGTCTCTCAAGTGCTGTGAAACTTCAGTCTCAG GCCGATGACTTGACGAGAGCAGACTTTAAGGGCTCTAAG TGGCTGTTGTTGAGGTATGGTATCATCAATTTGGAAGTGATTCAAGCAGCTATATCAATTGCGAAACAAGAGGGTCTTTTTGTGTCCTTAGACTTGGCCAGTTTTGAG ATGGTTCGCAACTTTAGATCGCCTCTTCTACAGCTGCTGGAGTCAGGGGACATAGACCTCTGCTTCGCCAATGAGGATGAAGCAACAGAGTTGCTAAG AGGTTCCGAGGGTGAACAGAAGGCTGATCCCGATGTTGCACTTGAGTTTCTGGCAAAACACTGCCGCTGGGCTGTGGTGACGTTAGGCTCCAACGGATGTATAGCAAAGCACGGAAAAGAG ATTGTGCGAGTTCCAGCCATAGGGAAAGCCAATGCAGTAGACGCCACAGGAGCAGGAGACTTGTTTGCGAGTGGGTTTTTGTATGGACTGGTGAAGGGATTATCTCTGGAGGAGTGCTGCAAAGTAGGATCTTGCAGTGGCGGATCTGTTATTCGATCTCTCGGGGGTGAAGTCACCCCCGAGAACTGGCAATGGATGTATAAGCAGATGCAGACTAGAGGCCTCACTCTTCCTCATGTCCCCAAATGA
- the LOC103450460 gene encoding gamma carbonic anhydrase 1, mitochondrial isoform X1: MGTLGRAIYTVGFWIRETGQAIDRLGSSLQGSYYFKEQLSQHRTLMNVFNKAPVVDKDVFVAPSASIIGDVQVGRGSSIWYGCVLRGDVNNIVVGYGTNIQDNSLVHVAKSNLSGKVLPTIIGDNVTVGHSAVIHGCTVEDEAFVGMGATLLDGVVVEKHAMVAAGSLVRQNTKIPSGEVWAGNPAKFLRKLTDEEIAFITQSATNYTNLAQVHAAENVKSFDEIEFEKALRKKFAHKDEEYDSMLGVVREIPPELILPDNVLPDKAAKDQK; encoded by the exons ATGGGGACTTTAGGACGAGCAATATACACTGTCGGATTCTGGATTCGGGAGACGGGCCAGGCCATTGATCGCCTCGGCAGCAGCCTCCAGGGCAGCTACTACTTCAAAGAGCAGC TGTCTCAGCATAGAACTCTGATGAACGTATTCAATAAAGCTCCTGTGGTTGACAAGGATGTGTTTGTGGCGCCAAGTGCCTCCATCATTGGCGATGTTCAAGTGGGAAGAGGGTCTTCCATATGGTATGGATGTGTTTTAAGAG GTGATGTGAACAACATCGTTGTTGGATATGGAACTAACATACAGGACAACTCCCTTGTTCATGTGGCGAAGTCAAATTTAAGTGGGAAGGTGTTACCAACCATTATTGGAGATAATGTTACTGTAG GTCACAGTGCTGTTATACATGGCTGTACTGTTGAGGATGAGGCCTTTGTTGGCATGGGAGCCACACTTTTGGATGGCGTCGTCGTTGAGAAACATGCCATGGTAGCTGCTGGATCCCTGGTGAGACAGAATACAAAAATCCCCAGTGGAGAG GTATGGGCAGGAAACCCAGCAAAATTTCTGAGAAAGCTCACAGATGAAGAAATAGCCTTCATCACCCAGTCAGCCACCAATTACACCAACCTTGCACAAGTCCATGCAGCTGAGAATGTGAAGTCGTTTGATGAGATTGAGTTTGAGAAGGCCCTCCGCAAGAAGTTTGCCCACAAGGATGAGGAGTATGACTCAATGCTAGGTGTCGTTCGTGAGATTCCCCCAGAACTTATTCTTCCCGATAATGTATTACCAGATAAAGCAGCAAAGGACCAAAAATGA
- the LOC103450460 gene encoding gamma carbonic anhydrase 1, mitochondrial isoform X2, with product MGTLGRAIYTVGFWIRETGQAIDRLGSSLQGSYYFKEQRDVNNIVVGYGTNIQDNSLVHVAKSNLSGKVLPTIIGDNVTVGHSAVIHGCTVEDEAFVGMGATLLDGVVVEKHAMVAAGSLVRQNTKIPSGEVWAGNPAKFLRKLTDEEIAFITQSATNYTNLAQVHAAENVKSFDEIEFEKALRKKFAHKDEEYDSMLGVVREIPPELILPDNVLPDKAAKDQK from the exons ATGGGGACTTTAGGACGAGCAATATACACTGTCGGATTCTGGATTCGGGAGACGGGCCAGGCCATTGATCGCCTCGGCAGCAGCCTCCAGGGCAGCTACTACTTCAAAGAGCAGC GTGATGTGAACAACATCGTTGTTGGATATGGAACTAACATACAGGACAACTCCCTTGTTCATGTGGCGAAGTCAAATTTAAGTGGGAAGGTGTTACCAACCATTATTGGAGATAATGTTACTGTAG GTCACAGTGCTGTTATACATGGCTGTACTGTTGAGGATGAGGCCTTTGTTGGCATGGGAGCCACACTTTTGGATGGCGTCGTCGTTGAGAAACATGCCATGGTAGCTGCTGGATCCCTGGTGAGACAGAATACAAAAATCCCCAGTGGAGAG GTATGGGCAGGAAACCCAGCAAAATTTCTGAGAAAGCTCACAGATGAAGAAATAGCCTTCATCACCCAGTCAGCCACCAATTACACCAACCTTGCACAAGTCCATGCAGCTGAGAATGTGAAGTCGTTTGATGAGATTGAGTTTGAGAAGGCCCTCCGCAAGAAGTTTGCCCACAAGGATGAGGAGTATGACTCAATGCTAGGTGTCGTTCGTGAGATTCCCCCAGAACTTATTCTTCCCGATAATGTATTACCAGATAAAGCAGCAAAGGACCAAAAATGA